DNA from Prunus persica cultivar Lovell chromosome G6, Prunus_persica_NCBIv2, whole genome shotgun sequence:
TCCGGGGTTTAGCAGCTGAATTATGGAAGTGTTTTTGAGTTGCGAGTTTTGTATCTTGACTAGAAGTCTGGAATAATGCAAAATATGATTTATCCTAATTGTCTATATTAAAAACGTAAAAAAGAGGCAGTGGGTTTGTGGTATTATTCATGCTTATGATGGGGATTGGGTCAGTGGGTTTGCTGCGAACCTAGGGAAAGGACAGATCCTAGAGGCTGAAGTTTTGtgggggttttttttgggttgaagcTTGCGATTGACAAAGGTATTAGAAACCTTGTGGTACAAATGGATTCTGCTACTGTTCACTTTATTCAGAAGCCTTCTTTGCTTGCTCATCATCCCCTTGCTGCTCCTCTCTAGTTGTTGTGAGATGATGAACCACATTGGTAACTGCTCGGTCTTCCATGTTTACAGGAAGAATGGGGTAGCTGATTATTTAGCCAACTGGAGTTATAATTTCGATTTGGGGCTTTGTGTGTTCTAGTCTGCTCCTACTTGGATTGTTTCAAAACTTCTTGATGACTTGCTGGCTGTCCCTAGAACTCGGATGGTTTGTTTAAACCATTCTGAgtagtttgttttgtttggggTTTTATCCCCccatttcactaaaaaataaaCCGGAAAAAAGAGAGTTGGATTTGATTCATTATAAAGCTGCTGCTATAACTCGAATCTGGAAAAAAATCAGAGTTGCCataatttctttgttgaagATAGCCTGGCTACGTGGATATTGTTTGTATGTAGAGTAATGCAGGGGCATCGAAGCAAATTTCAcatttctttgtttctgtAGTCTTAATTATTTCTCACCAGTAAAATGGTAAAACTTATTATATGGTATTAGAACACAACTAAAAGGGGAAATTTTTTATGTGGTATTGGAACACTGTCGCGTGGtataatgataaaaaaaaaaagggaaaagggaGGGAAATAACAGAATTTTGAACTGCATAACCACATTGTAAGCGAAGTTATCCATTCTAATGCATTTCTCCAATGGGGATAGAAGATACATAAAGGGAATACAATGAAATACGATGCAGGAATACGAAaattgtatataaaaaaaaaaaacaatcgaTGGATGCAGGAAATACATATGTAACGTCATCTAATAGACGAGATACTTCACAGCATGAATCCCGTTTATTATCATAATCAAAGAGTTTCATTTGGATCAAGTGACTTGTTCAATGAAATATGAGAGGAAACTGCAAGTTCTGTTGCACAATTTCCCTCTTGAGACAGaaccaagaaacaaaatcatcgAAACAAAATCAAGCCTCCTCAGTTTTAGGGAGGCccttgaacttgaagttgtctGCATACGCCTTCACCTGAAACAGGAAATACAGTTAGATACGTTCTAAAATTcaagggagaaaaaaaaaaccaaattattaTATAGAAAATAATCATTTTGTGCAGAAAACATTCCAAGAATGCAAAagggaatttaaaaaaaaggcctaatagaagataaaaaaagaTCCAGAGGAAGCTGGTCACCAACTAAGAAAATTTCCAtcttttctttaacatattcCGCGAAAAGAGGGAAGTAGCCAATTTCCAACTACTAAACTTGCAATGGACTACACCACCCACATTTCTACAGAAAAAAATTCTCTACTATTCCATACACAAAGCTTGTGCCAAACAAATTTGATCTGTTTGGCCAAGAAGGTAACCATGGCATGAATTGgcagaaagaaaatgagagagaactGTATAACTTCAATTAAACATTTCGTTTAGGAAAATGATCACTTAAGGTGGCTAAAAATCAATGGAGCCagaaactaaattttttatacaGGTCCTTcaggaaaaagcaaaaagcaaaaaagaaggaaaaggaaaagaaactgTTATCACATGAGAGTGGAAATAGCTTCagaaaatatgaagaaagaatCACATACCCTCAATAATGGCGTTTGCCGCTTTTTAACCTACAGATGAGTTCAAGAACTGTCGTTAATAGGTCAAAGGGAAGTCAAAGTTTAAAATTTAGAGATAAAAGAACTTGCTCccatcataaaaaaaatgatctGTTCTGAAAGTAAACTAACAGTTATAGTGCTGCTAGTCTTCTCCAATAACAAGATATGCAAGCACAAAACCATTTAGAGCTGGAAGGTAATATCTGTAATTGACtggatatatcatatatgccTAGCCCTATTTCCCCCTTTTGGAGGATGAATATATGCCTAAGTTCTCAAGAAGCGCAATGAAGGCCTAAAATGGTCAGTTTCTGTTTGTGTTATACCAAAAAGAACTCGGACAAAGTGAGGACAACTGCATGAAAGTCAAGCACAAGCTGGGAAAAACTACGAAAGACAAGGAAATTCATTTTAGCagcataaagaaaacaaataatacaTACCACATAATCCCAACCATGTCTCTCTGCAAAGGACTTTGCAGCTTCTTCGCTGTCAAAACCCAGTGTTGAATCGCCAACATGGGCATACGGGTCACCAGTTGAAGTCCAGCCCATCAATGGATTCTCCCACCTACAAACATATCATGAAGAGGAGCTATTAATCATCTAATTGTGGTAACAAAATAATCATTGAATAATTAAGTgagaacaaaaataagtttatttcAAGGCTTGACTGAGAGAAGACTTGAAATATCAGAGTCCAAGAAAGACACCACCTAGCTAAAGCAACACAATTTTCAGGTTTTACAGTAGGAATGCTCAAAAaaggttcaaattttgaaagaaGTGTTATCAACAAACAGAGATTCACTGATAATCTGAAATCATTAGCTGGTTATTATTGTAATTTATtctgtataaaaaataagtaactTCATCTGATATCAAATTTAACAAGATTAGTATAAGTCTTGTCACAGTGCACAATTCAACATGAAATCATTATCATAAGTATCACTTCCAACGCAAAATTcacattgttcagcgaaaaaTCCAGGTGCACAATATTACACTTAGTAGAaactacataatataaaaCCTATCTACCCACTAAGAACCACAGCAGAAGATACAACACAGAAAACTACTATAATCAAAAGCAAATCCAAAGTCTATAACCACGAACACAAATCTCTTTCATTAGGAACTATGACAATGAAAAAAGCCATACTTTTGTGTGGACACAAAGTTGATTTTCCACTTCCCAACTTTTCCTGATCCTTGCTGACTCGCAGTTCTTGCAGGTGAGTATATTACAACCTGTCATGCAAACATATAAATTCCCAGCCAAGATCAATTTAAAGTAGAAAAATACTTGGTAACCATGTAAAGCTTGTGgctttcaataaaaaataacaaacagAAAGTCCAAGCCTcaaaatttctattttcatACAAACTAATGAATTGGACATATGTCCAGTACCCTAAGTCGATTGATAAACCAAAACTCCAATTGGGTTATGCGCTCCCCTTGATaaattacttgaaaattatgaaaagaatccaaattgaatttcagaATGAAAACGAAAAGGATCGTACCCTCCTGCGAAGATGCTCATCTGGAATGCCAGAGACCTTCCCGATCTCGCCGGGCATGTACTCAACCAAAGCGTCGGCCGAGAATGGTCTGGACCCTGAGGCAACCGAGGTTCGGAGAAGACGAGCATGGCTCGATAAGCGTTGCAGAGAGCTCGCCATCGCCAGTTAAACGAATCAAACGGAAGAACCAAACTCGCGCGCCCTGTGAAATGTAAAATGGCAGCTGAACAACgaacacaaaaatgaaaatagaatGTTTTATTGACAGTGTTGTGTTGTCTTTCAActattttgataaaaattgCTGCTTCACTCCTTTAGTTTTCAGTATACAGAAACTACCCATAGCTTTATTGAATGGTTGTATTTATGGGTACCCCaacattattttgaaaatgctTGTGGCATGTTTGTGACTGTTTTTTCACAACTAAAAGCCTTTCTTTATGGTACAGAAAACTTATAAGTGGTTATGAATtacaaaagttttttttggatttaatAAAAATGTCAACATTCTTCTAATCGAAGCGCTTCTTCTTAAAAAGTGCACATCAGCATgagtgtttttataaaatattctctcattctTACAACTTTATATGGCCCAATAACATCACATTTGCAACTTATTTTGACCAAATTTATTGGgttcctattttttaaaaataattaattaattttttaataacttttaTACACATAACACAAAATttacatcaattaaaatgtGGGACTTATGTTTGTCATGTCATCAAATAACAGAAATGTAACATTGCGTACGACATCGCAATGTCTTAAAGATCATataccaaaccaaatcaacGCATGGTGCAAACTTGGAtggtataaaaatgtgatTTGATAAAAGAACTaacaccaacaaaaaaaaaattataggggTGTAAACCCACACACTGTGGAAACCCGGGGGTCTAAACTTAATTTCCAGAAACTGAAGATCCATTGGTATTCCCTTAGCATTTACCATTTGGTAGGTCCCATCCCCGCAGGTCCGTCTGTCCATCTCTCAAAAGGAAAGGCCGAGGCACACAAATCCAATGGAACTtaacaatttcttcttctaataTTCATTTTCAGACAATATCTATCTACACTTgaagaacaaacaaaataatatataaactcCGCAAAATTCCCAATTTTCGAACTTTCGAATAATTGAATCATTCTCGGTTGCCCACATTTCCGGTCAGCTTCTCAGTAATTTTCTCCGATCCGGTACACCTCTGCTAcccatctctcttttttatttttagtttatgtTTATCTGCGACTTgccataatttcaaaatttaaaatttcacacTCAATTTATTAAAGGAATGATGAGCTTTCGTTTCTGTTATTTTTGGGTGCAGGATTTGCCGATATGCATTGCCAATTCATTTCATGGATTTGATGTGAATTTGCTTAGGTGAGGgacttgaaattaaacttcatttacaaattcagaatttcatttgatttacACAAAAATGAGAAGATACAATTGAGGATAGCTTAATATGATCAAGTTTTAAGcttgtaattgaaattttgttggatACCCAATTGGAAAATGTGTTGCTTTTTTGTGTGAGTGCATTGATAGCTTGTGTGAGCATATATAGGCACTCTCTGAGtcaaaatttgaacttgaacATGTGGTGCTTTTTCAAGTAATGGAATGTAAGTTAGTGAGGAATTCAATTCAAGGTAACCTAAAGCAGGGCTTTTAaatttgctttttttgttttttgttttcttttgagagAAGGGGGAGGTGAAATTACGGTAAAATGCAATTTTGTTGGTCTCTTAAGCATTTGATCATCTATGAAGTGCTGACAGGGTGCAGAACTTAACTGGGCAGATATCCTTCTGGAAAATTTTTGGACTTTGGTTGATGGGTGCTCCTAAGCAGAAGTGGActgcagaagaagaagcagcccTTAAAGCTGGAGTACTTAAACACGGGGCAGGCAAATGGCGCACAATACTCACAGATCCAGAGTTCAATTCTATCTTGCATCTGCGTTCAAATGTTGATCTCAAGGTATCCATTTTCAAAACTTTAGCTTAGCGGATGTTGTCAAGCTACTATGGAAGAAAATAGGATTGGAGGGTTTATTATTTGATCTGGTTAAGTGCTTCTGTTTGTTGCACCCTAAAACTGTACTTTACAGCTTCGTGCTTGATTTGGCTGCCAATATtagattttgtgtttttgtttattcatGTTTGTAGTTGTTTCCTTGGATAGGACAAGTGGAGAAATATAAACGTGACCGCAATATGGGGGTCTAGACAGAAGGCTAAGCTTGCACTTAAAAGGAACCTACCAAATCCCAAACATGATAATAACCCTTTGGCCGTGAGCACTGTGATTCAAAGTCATGAAGAAATTGTTGATGCTAAGCCTCTTGCCATTTCTGGTGGAAAATTGCAGACTACTGAATCAAAACAACCAATTGCCAGGTTAGATCACCTCTGGTTATATGGATATTGTTGACTTTACTTCTTTCATTCTACGACAATAATTGGATCTGAAAACTCTTGAAGTAATTGGATATCGATTAAATAACCGGTTAGCACTAAGTGAAGACTATCAACGTGGTTGATACATGAGGATGTTCTGCGTACTATTTTGTGTGGCAATCTTATGATTGAGTTAATTCCTCCTACATTTACAAAAATAGATTCCAATAAGAGTCCATATCTCGTccttaatttaaaatggacaaaaatatTATAGTGATGTCATGCTATCATCTTTTTCTTAACATGGTTATTGACTGGTTCTATTGGAAACTCCTCTGGTTGGTTGTAGGTTGGATCACCTTATATTAGAGGCTATTACAAATCTGAAGGAGCTAGGGGGTTCTGACAGAGCTGCCATTGCTATGTACATagaggtatatatatacattttatGAATTCTTCGAGCATAGTTTTGGAAAGCTTTCCTCATATTTGctgtattatttattattttgttttcaatctcAACTTGCTGGGATTTGAAACTCTTAACATATTGCTATACGTCAATAACTTATTTACTTGATCTTTGTCAGTCTTTTCAATAACAATGACAAAATTTCACCCAACTGGACAAATCAATGGAAAACTGGGAGCGTGTGTTGTATGTGTATTTGTTATGTTGCTTTGTTGTCTTTGGAGACATTTTGACGTATCATTTTTATGTCGTAGGAGCAATATTGGGCGCCTCCAAACCTTAAAAAGCTACTCTCATCAAAATTAAAGCATATGGTCGCCAACGGAAAACTGATTAAGGTAATTAGTCTCTCAAGTTTAGATATCTTAGAGTACATTTACTGTAGTATGTGTGGACTGGACTGAGATCTCATTTATCtaattgaatgaaaaaaagCCTGCAAGCTTGCAAATTGGTCCATTTCAATATTTGTTAGATTTTTAAATACTGAAGCTCTATTTAATATGACAGAGATATTTAGGTGATAAGACTGACAATTACGGATAATTAGGACTTAAGAATATTGGTATGTGTACTAAGGTACTTAATGGGAGAGAAGTTTATGATAAGGAATATATATCTCAGGAATGGatcttattttttggtctgtgTGTTGAAGGTAAAGCATAGATACAGAATTGCACCAAGTTCAGCTTCttctgaaaaaagaagaagctctTCAATGTTGCTCTTGGAGGGAAAGCAGAAGGATTCTTCAAGAGCGGATAAGAGCAATGTCAACATTCTTACTAAATCTCAAGTGGATGCAGATCTAAGCAAGATGAGAAGCATGACTGCACAAgaggctgctgctgctgctgcccaGGCAGTTGCAGAAGCAGAAGCTGCCATTGCAGCAGCTGAAGAAGCAGCAAGGGAGGCAGAGGCGGCAGAAGCTGAAGCAGAAGCAGCACAAGTTTTTGCCAAAGCAGCAATGAAAGCATTGAAATGTAGAAGACTTGGTAAAGTTCTCTTATGCGATTTCACATCATATGTTGAACTTTAACATACAATGTCAATATACTCcatgagtttttcttttaagatgCTATCCTTGCATCCTGTGAACTTGAATTTTGAGAGAGCTTGGCCAATATTTGGACACATGCAGCCCCTACTTAAAGGTGGTAGTTGCTCTGTGTAATGTCCCGGCCAATGCTTATTGTGCAGATGAATTTTTCTTCTACTATTTGTTGTGATTTAAgttcaaaaaatatatttttcatgctaAAATACTTCAAGATTCATAATTTCTCGCTTATATTATCATATAAGGGATTCATGTAAATCTATATGGAGATTTATTTTGGTAAAGCTTCATCTAATGCTCCTATCCATGCCTTTTTATACTTGTAATTCCTATTGACATCTTTGCAAATTTTTGCAGACCTTGACATGAAACTCGCACATGGGTAACTCCTTTTTGAGCAAGAACTGTGAATGGAACAACGATATGCTGGTGCAGCAATGGCTTCATGTGTCAGTTAGTGTAAATAGGTTGTGTTTGTAAATCTGGGACACGAGAGCTCCATCTgtgaatttccttttttaacaTTTCCAGGTATCATTTTGTACGGAGCTTATTAGGTGTTCTGATATTCAGAATTAAACAATGAGGTAAATGAGTAAAAACTGAAGGAAAGAGAGATTTTGCATGCCAAGGTAGATAAAAGTACGCTTTGCAATTGTCGCTGTCATTTGATTGAAGAGAAAAAGTGCTAGGGCAAATgtacttcaattttttcatggccatctctctctctctctctctctctctctcattttgcATAACATCAAAATAATACACAAGAAATGTTTtccaaaggaaaaaataacatGAAGTTTAAGTTGTTGGCTTTCTTTGGGGCGTATTTTGGTATTTACATTAAGAGGCATCGGCAGCAAACGAGACACAGCAGAACCTTAGTAAATACTTTTCCTATATACACAATGACAAAAAGGGGCTAAATAGAAATATGAGTTGCTTACCCTTCTAAAGGGATCTggcttataaaaaaaaacctcaatttACTTCTGCCCAAGTTGAAAGAGGAAGACTATCCCTtgcttctttccttctttccttcCACACTTTCAGTATTTCAGGTGCTGAGGGCAAATCTGAGTCATGAGAATCATCAACATCTTTATAAATCAGTGCTTCAATTTCCTTATCGATTTCTGTTGAGTATTCACCATCTTCATCAGAAATATATTCGGATGACCTAGACACTGTCCTTGTAACTTCATCAACATCTCTTCTGGTGCTAGCATGATTAACAGAAAATGCATCCAAAGGAACATTGGTACTCTTATCAAGAGGCTCCCTCCTAGGGTTATGGCTACCATCAATCGATTCTAAAGAATGATTTGGCATAATTCCATTACCATAAATTTCCTCATTATCACCATCCAAGGATGATGTTTCTGTGGCTCCACTGCCAAAAGGGGCGGAACTTGATAAGCCTCTTGATCTGTAAGACCGACAAAGACGAAGCAATGATCTTGATAAATTTAAGACGGTGGCTTCCGATACTACATCACAATTGTGTAGAGCATCCAACAGTTTCTCTAAGCCATCCTGAGTGATTGTGTCTCCATTTTTCTCGAAAAGGTCTGTCCACTGTCTTTCGCTGACTTGAAATGGAGCATAAGCCATGGCATTGACCAGGGTTACAGCTCTCTTATAATCATGTTGAGCTGTAGCTTGAAATACCATTTCAGTAAAGATCAATGGATGGGGAATTTCTCCAGCTTCCAAACTCGTGTCAAATGCATGCTCTAGTAGATAAAACtgcatcaaaacaaaatatgaacTATAATAAGCTACGCTGACTCATCCTATAAACATTTGTCTACGTTTTTTTTGTCCCCCAACAGTTATTATATTTACTAAATACCTTACCAAGTTCTTGGCTTTCATTGGAAACAAGGTAATTTAATGGAAGGATGAACACTATCACTGGACACCAGCCAAAATATCTAACAGATATACCCTTTTTGAtcctaaagaaagaaaagagttcCAAGTACAATACAATAGGTGGAtgtaagaagaagaaataaaaaactatTAGCTATATAGTTTACCTTCCCACTTCTGGATGCTTTCACAAGTAGCGATGCATGTTTAGTTTGATCTACTTGATATCCAGATAGAGCCATCTCCTTGTACACATATTCAAAGTATTCCCATTGCAGAGCGCTGGCAGATGCCTTGAGCATTGACGTATACGTGTACTGATCAGGGACAACCAAAGTACCACCACCTTCTAGTGAAAAATCAGACTCAGCTCTAACAGTCTTGATTTCTTCAAACAATTCTTTAGCTTTGAAAAACATATCACTACGTCCAAAGACTTTCAGCATTGTATTTATGGTCCCTATGTTGGGGGCACAACGGTTTTTCATGTGTTTAAATATAGATATGCAACTATCAATATGCCCACCCTCCATGGAAGACGTTATCATGCCCGTGAAAGTGACCTCCAAAGGTTTAGTGTTTGATACATTTTTCATCTTCTCAACCTGCAGGCAGATAGGTCCACCATAAGTATTAATTCCAAAACAGCTAGATAGGTCACGACCTAACATAAAAGAAActatttgacccaaaaaaatggaaatgtcAGTGGCCTAACCTTTTGACAATTATCACAACATCCATTATTATCCAAGTTCAGCACAAGAAACAAGtaaatcaaaagaaacaaaaatactgAATTCTGTTTTGGACAACTGCAAATTCATGCCTTTACAATAACCTTCAAATAATACAAGTTATCTAATGCCATTTCTTTATGCCAATATCTAGCTCAATAAAGTTTGAACGCCTCATTCCACAAATGAAAACTTGTTAACAAGGTAGACATTGCTTACGATGTAGAACGACATATTTCTAATTAAGCACCAAAAACCTCTCTTTGTAACTCACAAAATGATCACTATTATAAACATACGTCctttaataagaaaattagAACAAATTTGTTACAGGGGCAAGTCCACTTAAGAATATTCAAATTAGGTACACAGGAATAACAAATGAGTCTGACGGGTAGGTTTCCTAGGC
Protein-coding regions in this window:
- the LOC18772994 gene encoding telomere repeat-binding factor 2, with product MGAPKQKWTAEEEAALKAGVLKHGAGKWRTILTDPEFNSILHLRSNVDLKDKWRNINVTAIWGSRQKAKLALKRNLPNPKHDNNPLAVSTVIQSHEEIVDAKPLAISGGKLQTTESKQPIARLDHLILEAITNLKELGGSDRAAIAMYIEEQYWAPPNLKKLLSSKLKHMVANGKLIKVKHRYRIAPSSASSEKRRSSSMLLLEGKQKDSSRADKSNVNILTKSQVDADLSKMRSMTAQEAAAAAAQAVAEAEAAIAAAEEAAREAEAAEAEAEAAQVFAKAAMKALKCRRLDLDMKLAHG
- the LOC18774044 gene encoding NADH dehydrogenase [ubiquinone] iron-sulfur protein 4, mitochondrial, whose protein sequence is MASSLQRLSSHARLLRTSVASGSRPFSADALVEYMPGEIGKVSGIPDEHLRRRVVIYSPARTASQQGSGKVGKWKINFVSTQKWENPLMGWTSTGDPYAHVGDSTLGFDSEEAAKSFAERHGWDYVVKKRQTPLLRVKAYADNFKFKGLPKTEEA